A region from the Nitrospinota bacterium genome encodes:
- the flgA gene encoding flagellar basal body P-ring formation protein FlgA produces MNSGRLVVKTVVLAALAVLLAAKMPEALEKPAVDRENFAAWLKEAVKEKVMAKLSGAGREVGDVEVTVPENVRAPEDFDAYDISIPSQNRKGEKIHANIAFLKNGRAVMRIAAAARVDMTMNAVVAARDLKHGAIIEEEDLRIEKVSIGAEFEKIVTDPAKIVGKQSARNLKAGAPLRLDHVSQKKMISAGETVTIVAGNATIRVSTPGKAKQDGDKGDWIKVVNMDSGKSLNAKVSGPGEVTVEF; encoded by the coding sequence ATGAACAGCGGCCGGTTGGTTGTAAAAACCGTGGTCTTAGCGGCTTTGGCGGTGTTACTGGCCGCCAAGATGCCCGAAGCGCTGGAAAAACCGGCGGTGGACCGGGAAAATTTTGCCGCATGGCTCAAAGAAGCCGTGAAGGAAAAAGTGATGGCGAAACTTTCCGGGGCCGGACGCGAAGTGGGGGATGTGGAAGTGACTGTTCCGGAAAACGTCCGGGCTCCCGAGGACTTCGACGCATACGACATTTCCATCCCATCCCAAAACAGGAAAGGGGAAAAGATCCACGCCAACATCGCTTTCCTGAAAAATGGAAGGGCGGTGATGCGGATCGCGGCGGCGGCCAGGGTGGACATGACGATGAACGCAGTGGTGGCGGCCCGGGACCTGAAGCACGGGGCCATCATCGAGGAGGAAGACCTTCGCATCGAGAAGGTTTCCATCGGGGCGGAGTTTGAAAAAATTGTGACGGACCCGGCGAAAATCGTGGGTAAGCAGTCGGCAAGGAACTTAAAGGCCGGCGCGCCACTGCGGCTGGACCATGTATCGCAAAAGAAAATGATATCGGCCGGCGAGACTGTGACCATAGTGGCCGGCAACGCAACGATAAGGGTCTCCACCCCCGGCAAGGCAAAGCAGGACGGGGACAAGGGTGACTGGATCAAGGTGGTGAACATGGACTCCGGCAAAAGCCTGAACGCTAAAGTGAGCGGCCCCGGAGAGGTGACGGTTGAATTCTAA
- the flgG gene encoding flagellar basal-body rod protein FlgG, which produces MIRSLHTGATGMVAQQMSIDVIANNLANVNTLGFKKSRADFQDLLYQTLRAPGTVTSTGNQVPTGIQVGLGVKPSAVTKLFAQGDMKNTANELDLAIEGKGFFQIQKPDGTIGYTRAGNFQVDATGQIVNSDGYPLYPPVTLPQDTTLVSIDQQGVINASQPSSTTPTQAGQIELANFVNPAGLSSDGKSLFTETEGSGTPITGLAGQNEFGTILQGYVEVSNVSVVEELTQMIMSQRGYEVNSKTVTASDEMLQTANNLKR; this is translated from the coding sequence ATGATCAGATCATTGCACACAGGCGCCACCGGGATGGTGGCCCAGCAGATGAGCATTGACGTTATCGCCAACAACCTGGCCAACGTCAACACCCTCGGCTTCAAGAAAAGCCGGGCGGACTTCCAGGACCTGCTTTACCAGACCCTTCGCGCACCGGGAACTGTGACCTCCACCGGCAACCAGGTGCCCACCGGCATACAGGTGGGTCTTGGCGTGAAGCCATCGGCCGTCACAAAACTATTCGCGCAGGGCGACATGAAAAACACGGCGAACGAATTGGATCTGGCAATTGAAGGCAAAGGATTCTTCCAGATACAAAAACCGGACGGCACGATAGGCTACACCCGGGCCGGCAACTTCCAGGTGGACGCCACAGGGCAGATCGTCAACTCCGACGGCTACCCTCTGTATCCGCCAGTGACCCTCCCGCAGGACACCACGCTGGTCTCCATTGACCAACAGGGAGTGATAAACGCCAGCCAGCCAAGCTCCACCACCCCAACACAGGCAGGGCAGATCGAGCTTGCTAACTTCGTCAATCCCGCCGGGCTATCTTCGGACGGGAAAAGTTTGTTCACCGAGACGGAAGGTTCCGGAACGCCCATAACCGGGCTTGCGGGCCAGAACGAGTTTGGAACGATCCTTCAGGGGTACGTGGAAGTGTCCAACGTGTCTGTGGTGGAGGAACTGACCCAGATGATTATGTCCCAACGCGGTTACGAGGTCAATTCCAAGACCGTCACCGCCTCGGACGAGATGCTGCAGACAGCGAATAACCTGAAGCGATAA
- the flgF gene encoding flagellar basal-body rod protein FlgF, producing the protein MHKDMYVSASGHIAAQKRLDTIANNLANINTPGFKSDQLVFESYLANAKDAAPQGAAVSQTSQSDYVMVADQYTDFTQGVVKTTENPLDVAIDGEGFFSVMTSQGEMYTRNGAFKIGQNGELVTSDGHIVLDDQNRAISVRDGTVTIDEDGSVWVGNESGQADTSGTPMEQGSYGKLAGKLKVVSFPKSVSISKEGSGLYKASDPSAAVPAGEAKVMQGSMEQSNVNMIGQMTELIKNQRLAETYQKAVTESDNMTSTLLMQVGR; encoded by the coding sequence ATGCACAAGGACATGTATGTTTCCGCCAGCGGTCATATCGCCGCCCAGAAGAGGCTGGACACCATCGCCAACAACCTGGCGAACATAAACACGCCCGGTTTCAAGTCGGATCAGCTTGTTTTTGAAAGCTATCTGGCCAACGCGAAGGACGCCGCCCCGCAAGGCGCCGCTGTCTCGCAAACGAGCCAATCCGATTATGTGATGGTGGCGGATCAATACACCGACTTCACCCAGGGGGTCGTCAAAACAACTGAAAACCCGCTGGACGTGGCAATTGACGGTGAGGGTTTCTTCTCCGTGATGACTTCGCAGGGAGAAATGTACACACGCAACGGAGCTTTTAAAATCGGCCAGAACGGGGAGCTTGTCACCAGCGACGGGCACATAGTCCTGGACGACCAGAACCGGGCCATATCCGTCCGTGACGGCACTGTGACAATTGACGAGGACGGCTCCGTATGGGTTGGCAACGAGTCCGGCCAAGCAGACACATCCGGGACGCCGATGGAACAAGGCTCCTACGGCAAGCTTGCGGGCAAACTTAAAGTGGTCTCGTTCCCGAAATCTGTTTCGATCTCCAAGGAAGGGAGCGGACTTTACAAAGCTTCCGACCCTTCGGCGGCGGTCCCGGCCGGCGAGGCGAAAGTGATGCAGGGGAGCATGGAACAGTCCAACGTGAACATGATCGGCCAGATGACCGAGCTTATCAAAAACCAGCGGCTGGCGGAGACTTACCAGAAAGCTGTCACCGAAAGCGACAACATGACAAGCACGCTTCTGATGCAGGTTGGAAGGTAA
- a CDS encoding 2-oxoisovalerate dehydrogenase gives MAATSEIIFLVEDAPEGGYTARALGESIFTEADNLDALHENVRDAVICHFDEGKAPRVIRLHFVREEVITI, from the coding sequence ATGGCCGCAACCAGTGAAATCATCTTTCTTGTCGAAGACGCGCCGGAGGGGGGATACACGGCACGCGCCCTTGGCGAATCAATTTTCACCGAGGCGGACAATCTTGACGCTCTCCATGAAAATGTCCGCGACGCCGTAATTTGCCACTTTGACGAGGGGAAGGCCCCGCGCGTCATCCGGCTCCATTTTGTCAGGGAAGAAGTAATCACCATATGA
- a CDS encoding type II toxin-antitoxin system HicA family toxin has translation MKLPRSVNAAQIVTALRRIGYGVTRQTGSHIRLTLSEPPEHHVTVPNHDPIQAGTLSSIIGDVAKRFNITREEAVRRLFK, from the coding sequence ATGAAACTGCCGCGCTCTGTAAACGCGGCTCAAATCGTAACGGCCCTGCGCCGGATCGGATATGGAGTGACAAGGCAGACAGGCTCTCACATCCGGCTAACATTAAGTGAGCCTCCGGAACATCATGTGACCGTTCCCAATCACGATCCAATCCAGGCAGGAACGTTGTCTTCAATTATCGGGGACGTTGCCAAGAGGTTCAATATAACCAGGGAGGAAGCGGTAAGAAGGCTGTTTAAATAA
- a CDS encoding Gfo/Idh/MocA family oxidoreductase: MTRHHKKKTYRVAIIGCGRIASLLEEDPLREKPCTHAGAFHAHPKTKIVAGCDIKPERLKAFGEKWEVTALYGDYRKMLKRERPDIVSVAAWTEFHSEMVVEAVKAGVKGIYCEKPVAANLSQARRMIKACEEKGVSMVVGHERRWDKRHQVVRDAIQSGEYGALRSITGYTLSGAWPKLSRKLYGGGPMFHDGTHLVDLFRFFGGDVKSVTAVEDRPNGKDSVENTVVGIINFKSGARGLVIGGGERKYFHFELDVQMERARMIVANHTLEMHVAKPSNSFTGFTELEKTKFPDCSGRINPFVGGVEDLITQMETGAKSLSGGRDGLKALEIILALYRSAGSGGALVKLPLR, encoded by the coding sequence ATGACCCGGCATCATAAAAAGAAAACATATCGCGTTGCCATTATCGGTTGTGGGCGCATAGCAAGTCTCCTTGAGGAAGACCCTCTGCGTGAAAAACCGTGCACCCACGCCGGGGCGTTCCACGCCCATCCGAAAACAAAAATCGTGGCGGGATGCGACATAAAGCCTGAAAGGCTGAAAGCATTCGGTGAAAAATGGGAGGTGACGGCCCTTTACGGCGATTACCGCAAGATGCTGAAACGCGAACGGCCGGACATCGTGAGCGTTGCGGCGTGGACGGAGTTCCACTCCGAAATGGTGGTGGAAGCGGTGAAGGCCGGGGTGAAAGGGATTTATTGCGAGAAACCGGTGGCGGCGAACCTTTCGCAGGCCCGGCGGATGATCAAGGCGTGCGAGGAAAAGGGCGTCTCCATGGTGGTGGGGCATGAACGCAGGTGGGACAAGCGTCACCAGGTTGTGCGCGACGCAATACAATCGGGAGAGTATGGAGCGTTGAGATCCATCACCGGTTACACGCTATCCGGGGCATGGCCGAAACTTTCACGCAAGTTGTACGGCGGCGGCCCGATGTTCCACGACGGCACGCACCTCGTGGACCTGTTCCGGTTTTTCGGGGGTGATGTGAAAAGCGTCACGGCCGTGGAAGACAGGCCAAACGGGAAGGATAGCGTGGAGAACACTGTCGTGGGCATCATCAATTTTAAAAGCGGAGCTCGGGGGCTTGTGATCGGCGGAGGTGAACGAAAATATTTTCATTTCGAACTGGACGTGCAAATGGAACGGGCCAGGATGATAGTCGCCAACCACACTCTGGAAATGCACGTGGCAAAGCCGAGCAACAGCTTCACGGGATTCACGGAACTGGAAAAAACGAAATTCCCCGATTGCTCCGGCAGGATCAATCCATTCGTCGGCGGGGTGGAGGACCTTATCACGCAGATGGAAACAGGGGCCAAATCGCTATCCGGCGGGCGGGACGGGCTCAAGGCGCTGGAAATAATACTGGCTCTATACCGCTCCGCCGGCAGTGGCGGGGCGCTTGTGAAACTTCCCCTTCGCTGA
- a CDS encoding motility associated factor glycosyltransferase family protein, with protein sequence MPEYLSRNIEALKKRFPLAAMAASQAAGAVDLFAAKTGAVTGRIGGILLSSAYDPVREGAMFAGAHDIGPGGHVALYGLGLGYHIKPLLEAVGPQGRIVAAEANGSILKAALEVIGDPAVISDERITFVAATSENEFLAEWARAFEKLDPARTRVAIHTPSFQSIPQSFTRVKNAVEMIRMERRFPLIMGKKEKENFRRNLGRLAGSPGVSALAGMCEGGAVIVVGAGPSLDRDITQAACCKGRAAVFAADTALPSLLAAGITPDLLFTADPQDESMRHFIAAGRYDLPLVLTPTANADLVEKWRGPLFFGFQNPDKYPKPADGWARRMGVFSSGGSVSSFALETALAAGVSVAALAGMDFGYPWGRAYANGSAPALLGANEAALRGKVEVKDYCGRPLLTSLNMYSYIRAFENITVAPGRTVVTFSNVGARLGGIEAVAALPAGIYTRRGFIVPTPGANGFDGQIKAALEQWLDNA encoded by the coding sequence ATGCCCGAATACCTTTCCCGCAACATCGAAGCGCTGAAGAAACGTTTTCCCCTCGCCGCCATGGCCGCTTCACAGGCGGCAGGCGCGGTGGATCTGTTCGCGGCAAAAACCGGAGCTGTCACCGGGCGCATCGGCGGAATACTTCTGTCTAGCGCTTATGACCCGGTCCGGGAAGGCGCCATGTTCGCCGGGGCGCATGATATCGGTCCGGGGGGGCATGTGGCCCTGTACGGCCTTGGGCTTGGATATCACATAAAGCCATTGCTGGAGGCCGTCGGCCCGCAGGGGAGGATCGTGGCGGCGGAGGCGAATGGAAGCATTCTCAAGGCGGCGCTGGAGGTGATTGGCGATCCGGCGGTGATCTCGGACGAGCGCATCACATTTGTGGCCGCCACGTCGGAAAACGAGTTCCTGGCCGAATGGGCGCGGGCATTTGAGAAACTCGATCCGGCGCGCACAAGGGTGGCGATACACACCCCATCGTTCCAGTCCATCCCGCAATCGTTCACCAGGGTGAAGAACGCCGTGGAGATGATCCGGATGGAGCGGCGGTTCCCTTTGATAATGGGGAAGAAGGAAAAGGAAAATTTCAGGCGCAACCTTGGCAGGCTTGCCGGATCGCCCGGCGTGTCCGCGCTGGCGGGAATGTGCGAGGGGGGCGCGGTGATCGTTGTGGGAGCCGGGCCGTCGCTGGACCGGGATATCACGCAGGCCGCCTGCTGTAAAGGCCGGGCGGCGGTCTTCGCGGCGGACACCGCGTTGCCATCGTTGCTTGCGGCGGGAATCACGCCGGACCTTTTGTTCACCGCCGATCCGCAGGACGAGAGCATGCGGCACTTTATCGCCGCGGGCAGATATGACTTGCCGCTGGTTCTGACACCCACCGCCAACGCGGACCTTGTGGAAAAATGGCGGGGGCCGCTGTTTTTTGGATTCCAGAATCCAGACAAGTATCCAAAGCCCGCGGACGGCTGGGCCAGGCGGATGGGGGTGTTTTCATCCGGAGGTTCGGTCTCTTCGTTCGCGCTGGAGACGGCGTTGGCCGCAGGGGTGTCTGTGGCGGCCTTGGCTGGGATGGACTTCGGCTATCCCTGGGGACGCGCTTACGCCAACGGCAGCGCGCCCGCTCTGCTTGGGGCAAATGAAGCCGCTTTGCGGGGAAAAGTGGAGGTGAAAGATTATTGCGGAAGGCCGCTTTTAACATCGTTGAACATGTACTCGTACATCCGGGCCTTTGAAAACATCACCGTTGCGCCGGGCCGCACGGTGGTCACGTTCTCCAATGTCGGGGCGCGGCTTGGCGGGATTGAGGCGGTGGCGGCGCTTCCGGCCGGAATTTATACGCGCCGCGGTTTTATTGTTCCAACCCCTGGCGCCAATGGCTTTGACGGACAAATCAAGGCCGCGTTGGAGCAATGGCTTGATAACGCGTAG